The nucleotide sequence GGAATGACGAGCGCGCGCCGCACCATGTCAGCGAGACGCGTTTCGGCCAGCTCGCGATTCTGCAGTTGACTGCGCGTATCGCTCGCTACCACGCGGAGTTCACCGTCGTCACTCAAACGCGAAGCGAGGCGCGTGATGAGACGCGCACGATCGTCATCGCTCAAAGCCTGCGAAGCGGTGACGTTCCAGGTGATCTCGACGCGCGTGGATGTCTTGTTGACGTGCTGGCCGCCCGCGCCCGATGCTCGTGTCGCGCGGACGCCGAGCTCGGCGCGCGGGATCGCGAGCCTGTCATTCACACGCAGTGCGCGCTCGTCCTCGCCGTCAGCAGCGGAAGATCTTGTCGCCATCGAAGCGGCCGTTCTCGATGAATATGCCGGACGTATATCGGCCGGCAACGATGCTACCAGCCATGTATATGCCGGGCACGTTGGTCTCGAGTGTGTCTGGGTTCACCGACGCACGTTCGGTATCAGGCTCCAGCTCGATACCCAGTCGCCGAAAGAGCGCGAAGTCCGCGCGAAATCCCGTAAGTGCGTACACACGATCCGCGTGCAGCACCTCCTCCAATCCCTCGGCATTGCGTATGATCACGGCGCCCTGTTCGATACGCAACACCGTTGCGCCAAGCCGCGCAGAGATCTCGCCAGCGGCGATGCGGTTCTCGATGTCGGGCTTGACCCAGTACTTGACGCTTGCCGGAAACACGGTGCCGCGATATACCAGCGTAACGCGAGCGCCGGCACGAAACAGCTCGAGCGCTGCCTCGACCGCTGAGTTGCGTCCGCCGATGACCACCACGTCCAGTCCGACACTGCGATGCGGCTCGTCGAAATAGTGGTGGACAAACGGAAGCGACTCGCCGGGTACGTCCATGAGATTGGGCTCACCGAAATATCCGGTCGCGAGCACGAGGCGCTTGCAGTCGATCACAGTTTCTCCGCTCGGCGTTGCGACTGTGCACCTGATGACATCACCAACGCGTTGTGCGGTCACGAGCTTCGTGTAGGTCCGCACGCGCAGCTTATCGGTACGTACCACACCGCGATAGTACTTGAGAGCTTCCTCGCGAGTGGGTTTCTGTCCAGCCGCGACGAACGGGTGGCCACCGATCTCCAGCAGCTCGGGGGTGGTGAAGAATCCCATGCCGATGGGGTAGCGCACGATCGAATCGGCGATGGCGCCGGCCTCGATTATGAGCGGATCGATCCCGCACTTTCTGGCTGAAATCGCGCACGCGAGCCCGATGGGACCGCCGCCGGCGATTACCGTATCTTCGAATTGGTTCTTCTGCATGTCGAGTCGAGTAAGCTACAATTGTGCCGGCTCGGGAGTGCATACGTCGCCGGCAATCACATAAACTTACAATGATGTCATACGCTGCCTGCCGCAATCGGCCGGCGGAGCTGTCATGATGTATCAGTCCAACCATCGATGGAGAGAGGATTACAATGAACATTGCCAAGGCGCGGGTGCTCGTCACAGGCGGGTCGAGCGGAATTGGAAAGGCAACGGCACTCGCGCTGGCCGAATTGGGCGCACGAGTGGCAATCTGCGGTCGGGACCGCGCGAGTATCGAGAAGGCTGGCGGTGAGATCGGCGCCAGCCCATTCGTCGCGGATGTGAGCCATGAAGCGGACGTCGTCGCGCTCATTCCGAAGGTGATCGACGCGCTCGGGGGCTACGACGTGCTCATCAACAACGCCGGGTTCGGCCGTTTTGCGCCGCTGGTAGAGACAACTGTCGATGACATGCGATCTGTATGGGAGACGAACGTGCTCGGCGCGACGCTCGCCGCACGGGAGTCGGCCAAACACTTCATCAAGCAATCGTATGGCAACATCGTGAACGTCGCATCGACGTCGGCGGCACATGGCTCGGCAAACGGGTCGGCTTATTCCTCGTCGAAGTTCGCGCTTGCGTCGCTCACGGAATGCTGGCGCGCGGAGCTGCGGAAGAGCAACATCCGTGTGATGCAGATCAATCCGAGCGAGGTGCTGACCGAATTCGCGCATCGCGCCCGCGGGACAGCCCGCGTGGACAATCCGAGCAAGTTGCGCGGCTCGGATATCGCGGCCGCCATCGTGGGCATGCTTGCACAGGACGACCGCGCGATGATAACCGAGATGACGGTGTGGGCGAGCAATCCGCGCGATTAGGCGGCCGGGGTTCCCTGCAAACCGATCGCCTCGGCAGATCCCTGTAGAGCTGCAAGCACGAACGCAATGTGCTGGTCGAGGTCGACGCCCAGCTCCTGTGCGCCCTGAATGACGTCCTCGCGGCTCACCCCGCGCGCGAACGCCTTGTCCTTCATCTTCTTCCGCACCGAGCGAGGCTCGACGTCGTGCACGGACCTCGATGGCTTGACGAGGGCTGTCGCGGTGATGAGGCCGGTAAGCTCATCAACCGCGAAGAGCGTGCGCGCCATCAGACTGGTCCGCGGTGTGCCAGTGTACGCTGCGTGACCCATGATCGCGTCGAGAACATCTTCAGGGTATCCGAGTCCGCGCAGGATTCTCACGCCTTCGCTCGGATGTTCTTCCGTCGCTGACCGATTCGCGTTTGGAAAGCGCTCGTAATCGAAGTCATGCATCAGCCCGGCGAGCCCCCATCGTTCCACATCCTCGCCGTAGTGAGTGGAGTAGGCTCGCATGGCCGCTTCCACGCCAAGCATGTGCTTCCGAAGCGATTCCGACGGCGTGTATTCGTACATCAGCGCAACTGCGGCGTCGCGCGTGGGGAGTGTGGCGTTGCTCATTTCGATTGCTCGTGGCAGCTGGCGGTGACGGTAAACGTCGCACAAAAAACGACGGTACGAGTGATTTTCGTACCGCCGCTGAATATACTGCGCTGCATGTCGCAATCCATGCGACGTGACTCCGTGCACTACCGGGGCGGGATCTGCAATGTGACCTCATCGCCACGTGTCACGAGGATGGAGCTGCTGACCGACGGACGAATTCCGCCGATCGGGTCTGCAATGAAGCGCAGCGAGGTGTTCGCGCCGATCAGGACGTCGGATGGGATCGTCATTTTCGTAACCGTCGCAGCGGTCGCCGTACCGAGGCGAATCCTCTGACCGGCGGGGACGCGAACGACATATACGTCCATGTCCAGCGAACCCTGATTGTCCACCTTGAGCGTGGTAACCTCCGCCGGTGCGGCGGCGCCGCCAGCGCCAGATGAGGATGCGCGGCTGCACGCCGCGGCGCCCCCCAGACACATCAAACCGAGAGCGAGTGCAACTGCCTTCATGCGCATTTGATTCTCCTTATCACGATTCATCAGAGCATAGCGCATTCCCCGCGCCACAAACGCGTTTCAACCGTTACCCAACGATGCGCCGCTGTATGCTCTCGGGCTCGTAGGTAACCTTGCGGGCAGGCTTATCGTCGCGCACGCCGAGGAATATCGGCTGGCGAAGGCGGCCGTCGGCGGTCCATTCGCTGAACTTCACTTCGACGACCACGCTCGGCCTTACCCACGTCGCCCGCTCGTTCGTTCTGGGCTCCGTTTCAAACGGCGATGTCTTTCGGATCAACGGGTCGAGGCGCTGGCGCATCTCCCGGAGGCCATCGCGAGTGAAGCCGCCGCCCATGTGGCCGGCGTAGATCAACTTGCCGCGAGCATCGAAATATCCAAGCAGAAGAGCGCCGATGTCCTTGCGGCTCTTGCGTGGCGCGGTGAAGCCGCCGACGACGAACTCCTGCTCGAAGTCGATCTTGAGCTTGAGCCATGCGTCGGATCGAGCACCAGGCGTGTAACGCGCGTCGGTGCGTTTTGCGATGACGCCTTCCCAGCCCTGATCGCGTGCGCGTTCAAGCATCGCGCTGCCGTCTCGTCTCGTTGGCGAGAGACGCAAGTGCAGGGCGACGGAATCGGCGGCACGGCCGCGTTTGGTCGTCGCCAGCTCGGCAAGGAGTGATTCGAGATGTTCGCGACGCTCGGTCCATGGCAGCCGAGTGAGGTCCTTGCCATCATCGCTCAGGATGTCGAAGGCGACGAGTGCAGCAGGCATATGCTGAGTCGCGGTCGCGATGTCATCGGCGCCTTTCAGATGCATGCGGCTCTGCAGGGCCTGGAACCGAGCGGGCTCACCGTTCACCAGCGCAATGATCTCTCCATCGATTGTGAATGGCTGCCCAAGTCGCACCCCGAGCTCGGCGAGCGCGGCAGTGATTTCGGGAAACTGCCGCGCCTTGTCGTTTCCGTTTCTGGTGGTGAGGTGCACACCGCGTGCTGTCACCTGTGCGAGTGCCCGGACGCCGTCGTACTTGGGTTCGAAAACCCAGTTCCGGCCGGTGGGGATTTCGTGACCCACACCGGCGTACATGGGCTCGAGCCCCGCACCGGCGCCGTTGACAGTCCGGCTCATGGCAGCGCCGCGACTACTTGAGAACGTTGTTCTGCCATGATCCATACATCGGATTTGGAAGAGCGAAGAAACTGTCTCCGAATCGGGCGAAGGCACTTTCCGGCTCATTCCGAATTGCCTGGGACAGGTGCGGGAAATCCTGGATGTTGTCGCCAATCCATTCGAGGACTGCTATCGCCGGAAAGTCGGGCGACGCGGTTCCGTTCTGGACGGCGTCGAAGCGCGGGTTCTTGTCATCCTTGTCGGTCTTGCACACAACCAGATCCGCCTTGACCGAGACCCGATCGAGGTTGGCGCGGGTGGCCGGGCACCCCTTGTCGCTTCGATTGCTGACGATCACTACCTTGCCGCCCAGCTGATGCACGCGGCTGGTGAACGTAACGGCGCCGGGAAGTGCCGGCGCACGTCCGGCCGCTACCCAGGCATCCCATGCGTTGGCGTCGAACGATCCGTCGAAGGGTACGCGCGCCAATTCATAATCCGAGTTGTCGAGAACGGTTTCGTCGGCGTCCAGAATCACGCCCCACGACCCGGGAGCACGGCCGGCGGCGAGGGACACGAGCCTGTCGGCGGCCGCACGATACGTCTCAATGAAGATCGCAGTGTGCTCGGCGGACACCCGGGACCACTGGACATCGCGCGCGGTGGCAGTAGCCGGTGCGGTCGCCGGTGCTGCGGCCGGGGTCGCGGCGACATTGGGGGCCGGCATGCAAGCGCCCAGTGTCGCGGAGAACAGGATTGTCGCGAGCGTGGTAGCGGCCGATCGAGTTGTCATGGAGTTCGGTTTGCGGTTGATCGAACAGTCGTTCTAGTCAGTAGAGAATCACAAATATTGTATTCTACATTCGGCACTTGTCTTGCTCCCTTTCTCGTTTGCAAGGACCGGGCTTCACCGGCCTTCACGAGGAGATGGGTAACATGGCTAGCGTCTGGAAAGGGTCACTCAGCTTTGGTCTCGTGAACATTCCGGTCGAGCTGCGTCCGGCCGTGCGGGAAGACCACGTCAGCTTCCGCCTTCTGTACAGGAAGGACCTCTCTCCGGTAAAGTACGAGCGCTTTTCCGCAAAGGGAGAGGGTCCACTCGCGTGGGACGACATCGTGAAGGGATTCGAGTTCGAGAAGGGGCAGTACGTCGTGCTCACCGACCAGGATTTCAAGGCAGCGGCGCTTGGCAAATCGGCATCGATCGAGATTCTCGATTTCGTGGAGCAGGGTGAGATCGACCCGCGGTACTTCGAAACACCATACTATCTGACGCCCACCAAGGGTGGCGAAAAGCCATACGCGTTACTGCGTGCTGCAATCAGCAACACGAACGTAGTGGGCATCGGGAAGATCGTGATGCGCAACACACAGCATCTCGTGGGCATCAAGGCGAGCGGCGACGCGTTGATGCTGGAGATAATGCGGTTCGCGAACGAGCTGGTGGAGACCAGCGAGCTTCACTTCCCCAAGCGTACCGACGTGCGGCCTCAGGAGCTCCACATGGCGGAGCAGCTGGTGCACAACCTTGCAGCCGATTTCGATCCTGACAAGTACACGGACGAATACCGCGCGAATCTCATGAAGATCATTCGCGCGAAGATGAGCGGCAAGAAGGTGAAGGGTGTGCGGACGACAACCGTAGCCACGGACGATGACAAGGTGCTCGACCTGATGGCTCGTCTGCGTGAGAGTCTTGCGGAAGGCAAGAAGAAGCCAGCGCGTGCAGCACGAGCGCGCAGGAAGACTGCAGCGCGGCCGAAGAAGAGCGCCTAGGCGCCGATGGTACGGCGCGGCTTCACACCCGCCGCGCCGGAGCGTATGCTTCATTGGTGTGGCGCATCCATGGTACCGAATTGCAACATACGTCTCCCGCGGTGGCGGGAACGACGGCCTGAGGAAACGACGATCGTGTCCTTCCGCCTTCTTGTTGCATCACTGCTCCTCGGCAGCGGCGCCGCGGCACCAGCAATCAACGCACAGCAAGTGAAATATCCCCAGACGCATCGCGGCACGGTTTCCGACGATTACTTCGGAACCAGAGTTCCGGATCCGTACCGCTGGCTGGAAGACCTGAACAGTCCACAAACGGCAGCGTGGATCGGCGACCAGAATCACTTCACCAACTCCTTCCTGGTGCAGTTTCCGTTGCGTGACACACTGCGCAACAGACTGACGGAGCTGTTCAACTACGCACGCGTGACGGTGCCGCAACTGGTTCCCGGCAAGCGACTTTTCTACCAGCGCAACGCGGGTCTGCAGAACCAGGCCGTTCTCTACGTGCGCGACAGTCTGGATGGCGCGGCACAGGCCCTGCTCGATCCCAACACGCTCTCGGCTGACGGATCGATCGCATTGCAGGAATGGGCGCCGTCGCCCGATGGACGGTATCTGGCCTACGCGCTTGCGCAGGGTGGCGCAGACTGGCGCACGGTTCACATTCGCGATCTTGCGTCGGGTCAGGATGTACCCGACACGCTGCGCTGGGTGCGTTTCTCGGATCTTTCATGGACGCGCGATGGCCGCGGATTTTTCTACTCGCGCTATCCGGAGCCACCTGCGGGCAAGGCGCTATCGGCCGCGCTATCGGGGCACGCGGTCTATTATCACACCGTGGGCACGTCGCAGGTGGACGACCGCGCGATACTTGGCGGCGGGGAGCTCGTCCGTTACTTCGTGGGATGCAACGTCAGTGAGGACGGCCGTTACGTGTTCTGCACCGCAAACGCGGGCGCCGACAACAGGAACCGGTTGTACTTCGCGGATCTGGCTGATCCAATGAATCCGAAGGTGAGCACTCCACTCACTGCGATCGTGAGCCAGGATCTGGCACAATTTCACGTCATCGGCAACGTCGGCTCTACCGCGTACATTCTGACCGACGATGGCTCGCCACGCCGTCGTGTCGTATCGCTGGATCTCGCCACGGCAGACCGTGCGCACATGCACACCGTAATTCCTGAATCGAACTTCGCCATCGAATCGGCGACAATGGCCGGCGACCGAATCGTCGTTCAGTATCTCGAGGATGTGAAGAGCATCGTACGAATCTTCGATATTCTGGGCAGACCACTCGGCGCCATTCCATTGCCTGGAGTCGGTACGGTGAGTGGATTGAGCGCACGGAACGATACGCCGGAGATGTTCTATGCATTCACGTCGCCGCTCGTTCCGACGAGCGTATACCGGTTCAACGTGGAATCTCGCGAGACCAAACCGTTCGACCAACCCAGGCTGACGTTCGATCCGGCGGCGTACGAGACACGTCAGGTCTTTGCGACCTCGAAGGATGGAACGAAGATACCGCTCTTCATCACGATGAAGAGGGGAACAGTGCTGGACGGATCGCATCCGACGATTCTGTACGCGTATGGCGGATTCGACGTCAGCGTACTACCAGCGTTCAGCCCTGCAATTCCGGCATGGGTCGAGCGTGGCGGCATCTACGTAACCGCGAACATT is from Gemmatimonadota bacterium and encodes:
- a CDS encoding HAD family acid phosphatase, with product MTTRSAATTLATILFSATLGACMPAPNVAATPAAAPATAPATATARDVQWSRVSAEHTAIFIETYRAAADRLVSLAAGRAPGSWGVILDADETVLDNSDYELARVPFDGSFDANAWDAWVAAGRAPALPGAVTFTSRVHQLGGKVVIVSNRSDKGCPATRANLDRVSVKADLVVCKTDKDDKNPRFDAVQNGTASPDFPAIAVLEWIGDNIQDFPHLSQAIRNEPESAFARFGDSFFALPNPMYGSWQNNVLK
- the arfB gene encoding alternative ribosome rescue aminoacyl-tRNA hydrolase ArfB, with amino-acid sequence MATRSSAADGEDERALRVNDRLAIPRAELGVRATRASGAGGQHVNKTSTRVEITWNVTASQALSDDDRARLITRLASRLSDDGELRVVASDTRSQLQNRELAETRLADMVRRALVIPRARRKTRPSRAAKQARLDDKRKLSEKKRVRRSNADD
- the ligD gene encoding non-homologous end-joining DNA ligase, coding for MSRTVNGAGAGLEPMYAGVGHEIPTGRNWVFEPKYDGVRALAQVTARGVHLTTRNGNDKARQFPEITAALAELGVRLGQPFTIDGEIIALVNGEPARFQALQSRMHLKGADDIATATQHMPAALVAFDILSDDGKDLTRLPWTERREHLESLLAELATTKRGRAADSVALHLRLSPTRRDGSAMLERARDQGWEGVIAKRTDARYTPGARSDAWLKLKIDFEQEFVVGGFTAPRKSRKDIGALLLGYFDARGKLIYAGHMGGGFTRDGLREMRQRLDPLIRKTSPFETEPRTNERATWVRPSVVVEVKFSEWTADGRLRQPIFLGVRDDKPARKVTYEPESIQRRIVG
- a CDS encoding HD domain-containing protein, which produces MSNATLPTRDAAVALMYEYTPSESLRKHMLGVEAAMRAYSTHYGEDVERWGLAGLMHDFDYERFPNANRSATEEHPSEGVRILRGLGYPEDVLDAIMGHAAYTGTPRTSLMARTLFAVDELTGLITATALVKPSRSVHDVEPRSVRKKMKDKAFARGVSREDVIQGAQELGVDLDQHIAFVLAALQGSAEAIGLQGTPAA
- a CDS encoding SDR family oxidoreductase: MNIAKARVLVTGGSSGIGKATALALAELGARVAICGRDRASIEKAGGEIGASPFVADVSHEADVVALIPKVIDALGGYDVLINNAGFGRFAPLVETTVDDMRSVWETNVLGATLAARESAKHFIKQSYGNIVNVASTSAAHGSANGSAYSSSKFALASLTECWRAELRKSNIRVMQINPSEVLTEFAHRARGTARVDNPSKLRGSDIAAAIVGMLAQDDRAMITEMTVWASNPRD
- a CDS encoding Ku protein yields the protein MASVWKGSLSFGLVNIPVELRPAVREDHVSFRLLYRKDLSPVKYERFSAKGEGPLAWDDIVKGFEFEKGQYVVLTDQDFKAAALGKSASIEILDFVEQGEIDPRYFETPYYLTPTKGGEKPYALLRAAISNTNVVGIGKIVMRNTQHLVGIKASGDALMLEIMRFANELVETSELHFPKRTDVRPQELHMAEQLVHNLAADFDPDKYTDEYRANLMKIIRAKMSGKKVKGVRTTTVATDDDKVLDLMARLRESLAEGKKKPARAARARRKTAARPKKSA
- a CDS encoding prolyl oligopeptidase family serine peptidase, encoding MSFRLLVASLLLGSGAAAPAINAQQVKYPQTHRGTVSDDYFGTRVPDPYRWLEDLNSPQTAAWIGDQNHFTNSFLVQFPLRDTLRNRLTELFNYARVTVPQLVPGKRLFYQRNAGLQNQAVLYVRDSLDGAAQALLDPNTLSADGSIALQEWAPSPDGRYLAYALAQGGADWRTVHIRDLASGQDVPDTLRWVRFSDLSWTRDGRGFFYSRYPEPPAGKALSAALSGHAVYYHTVGTSQVDDRAILGGGELVRYFVGCNVSEDGRYVFCTANAGADNRNRLYFADLADPMNPKVSTPLTAIVSQDLAQFHVIGNVGSTAYILTDDGSPRRRVVSLDLATADRAHMHTVIPESNFAIESATMAGDRIVVQYLEDVKSIVRIFDILGRPLGAIPLPGVGTVSGLSARNDTPEMFYAFTSPLVPTSVYRFNVESRETKPFDQPRLTFDPAAYETRQVFATSKDGTKIPLFITMKRGTVLDGSHPTILYAYGGFDVSVLPAFSPAIPAWVERGGIYVTANIRGGGEYGETWHEAGMLAKKQNVFDDFISAAEYLVAERYASPRRLIMQGGSNGGLLVGAITTQRPDLFAVALPAVGVMDMLRYDRFTGGAAWATEYGSSSDSTMFPVLLKYSPLQNIRAGTCYPATLATTADHDDRVVPSHTYKYIAALQAAQACPKPVMVRIETQSSHGYRPTTKLIAEIADELTFALVNTP
- a CDS encoding YpdA family putative bacillithiol disulfide reductase, translating into MQKNQFEDTVIAGGGPIGLACAISARKCGIDPLIIEAGAIADSIVRYPIGMGFFTTPELLEIGGHPFVAAGQKPTREEALKYYRGVVRTDKLRVRTYTKLVTAQRVGDVIRCTVATPSGETVIDCKRLVLATGYFGEPNLMDVPGESLPFVHHYFDEPHRSVGLDVVVIGGRNSAVEAALELFRAGARVTLVYRGTVFPASVKYWVKPDIENRIAAGEISARLGATVLRIEQGAVIIRNAEGLEEVLHADRVYALTGFRADFALFRRLGIELEPDTERASVNPDTLETNVPGIYMAGSIVAGRYTSGIFIENGRFDGDKIFRC